A stretch of Armatimonadota bacterium DNA encodes these proteins:
- a CDS encoding response regulator — protein MARRTLLVSGGFGDRMVLRDVLSSIGCQVVGEAKTIDESLEKYQALEPDLVVMDAALPDVDGAAAVRRIIYKDPNAVILICAGNGQRALAMDALSAGARDFVVKPLNPRKVLKTIQLMSKER, from the coding sequence GTGGCAAGGCGAACTCTGCTCGTAAGCGGCGGGTTCGGGGACCGCATGGTGCTACGGGACGTGCTGTCGTCCATCGGCTGCCAGGTAGTCGGCGAGGCCAAGACCATAGACGAATCGCTCGAGAAGTACCAGGCGCTCGAACCGGACCTCGTCGTCATGGACGCGGCCCTGCCGGACGTAGACGGCGCCGCCGCCGTCCGCCGCATCATCTACAAGGACCCCAACGCGGTGATCCTGATCTGCGCGGGCAACGGCCAGCGCGCGCTCGCCATGGACGCCCTCAGTGCGGGCGCCCGGGACTTCGTCGTCAAGCCCCTGAACCCCCGGAAGGTGCTGAAGACGATCCAACTCATGAGCAAGGAGCGATAG